In one Pseudomonas sp. SG20056 genomic region, the following are encoded:
- the speB gene encoding agmatinase — protein MEAFNGNDLAFTRDSLYGTFSEPTYAGVTSFMRRRYSRDLAGVDLVVSGVPFDTATTNRPGTRFGPRAIRAASITSAWERHYPWEFDPFDHLAVIDYGDCNFDHALPHKIPAAIEAHAEHIVQAGCAMLTLGGDHFISYPLLKAHARKHGALSLVHFDAHSDTWPDLDDSEQGVSHGTMFYHAAREGLVDPSRSVQIGLRTTNDDVMGFQVLDARQVHRSTPEQIAAQIRARVGDNPVYLTFDIDCLDPAFAPGTGTPVCGGLTTHQALEILRGLRGINLVGMDVVEVSPPYDHAEVTALAGATVAMELVCLYAARHKLGEKT, from the coding sequence ATGGAAGCATTCAACGGCAACGACCTGGCCTTCACCCGCGACAGCCTCTACGGCACCTTCTCCGAGCCGACCTACGCCGGCGTCACCAGCTTTATGCGCCGGCGTTACAGCCGCGACCTAGCCGGCGTTGATCTGGTGGTCAGCGGCGTGCCCTTTGACACCGCCACCACCAACCGCCCCGGTACCCGCTTCGGCCCGCGCGCGATTCGCGCGGCCTCGATCACCAGCGCCTGGGAGCGGCATTACCCCTGGGAGTTCGACCCCTTCGACCACCTGGCGGTGATCGACTACGGCGACTGCAATTTCGATCACGCCCTGCCGCACAAGATTCCGGCGGCCATCGAGGCGCATGCCGAGCATATCGTCCAGGCCGGTTGCGCCATGCTCACCCTGGGCGGCGACCACTTCATCAGCTACCCGCTGCTCAAGGCTCATGCGCGTAAACACGGCGCGCTGTCATTGGTGCACTTCGATGCGCACAGCGATACCTGGCCGGATCTCGACGACAGCGAGCAAGGCGTCAGCCACGGCACCATGTTCTATCACGCCGCTCGCGAAGGGCTGGTCGATCCATCGCGCTCGGTGCAGATTGGCCTGCGTACCACCAATGACGACGTGATGGGCTTTCAGGTGCTGGATGCACGCCAGGTGCACCGCAGCACGCCGGAGCAGATCGCCGCGCAGATCCGCGCGCGGGTCGGTGATAACCCGGTGTACCTGACCTTTGATATCGACTGCCTCGACCCAGCCTTTGCCCCCGGCACCGGCACGCCGGTATGCGGTGGCCTGACTACCCATCAGGCGCTGGAAATTCTCCGTGGCCTGCGCGGGATCAATCTGGTGGGCATGGATGTGGTGGAAGTTTCGCCGCCTTACGATCACGCGGAAGTCACCGCTCTGGCCGGGGCCACCGTGGCGATGGAGTTGGTGTGTTTGTATGCCGCGCGGCATAAGTTGGGCGAAAAAACCTAG
- a CDS encoding GntP family permease: protein MGTLGILISLALLMYLAYRGINVLILAPLLALLALLFAGDIHLLLPTYTQVFMKAMGGYVIQFFPLFLLGALFGKLMDDSGSARAIAQGIVAKVGSERAILAIVLACGILTYGGVSLFVVAFAVYPIGAALFREAGIPKRLIPGAIALGSFTFTMTALPGTPAIQNAIPNPFFGTDAFAAPGLGVIAGLIMFGLGTWWLTAQSRKLMAAGEGYGEHRDDPVVEDQRTIPGFWLALLPIFVVIGLNFLMAKQILPSIDTSYLAKPEFGGLQDAKSLIGIWSIIVALSAAILLLIAMHWQRWMDLKKSVNDGAFGSMLPILNTAAEVGYGTVIASLAGFVIIRDLVLGVSDNPLISEAVAVNILAGITGSASGGMSIALKTLGEQYLTMANAAGISPELLHRVAAMASGCMDTLPHNGAVISLLAICKLTHRESYKFIFVNTVAFPMVALVVVITLGTLFGSF, encoded by the coding sequence ATGGGTACCCTCGGTATTCTGATTTCCCTCGCATTGTTGATGTACCTCGCCTACCGCGGCATCAACGTGCTGATCCTCGCCCCTCTGCTCGCGTTGCTGGCCTTGCTGTTTGCCGGTGACATTCACCTGCTGCTGCCCACCTACACCCAAGTGTTTATGAAGGCCATGGGCGGCTACGTGATCCAGTTCTTTCCGCTGTTTCTGCTGGGCGCGCTGTTCGGCAAGTTGATGGACGACTCGGGATCGGCCCGCGCCATCGCCCAGGGCATCGTCGCCAAAGTCGGCAGCGAGCGGGCGATCCTGGCCATTGTGCTGGCGTGCGGCATCCTCACCTACGGCGGCGTGTCGCTGTTCGTGGTGGCCTTTGCGGTGTACCCGATTGGCGCAGCGCTGTTCCGTGAAGCGGGCATTCCCAAGCGCCTGATCCCCGGTGCCATCGCCCTCGGCTCGTTTACTTTCACCATGACCGCCCTGCCCGGCACGCCGGCAATTCAGAACGCCATCCCCAACCCGTTTTTCGGCACCGACGCCTTTGCTGCGCCGGGCCTGGGCGTAATCGCCGGGCTGATCATGTTCGGCCTCGGTACCTGGTGGCTTACCGCGCAGTCGCGCAAGCTGATGGCTGCCGGTGAAGGCTACGGCGAGCACCGCGATGACCCGGTCGTCGAGGACCAGCGCACGATCCCCGGCTTCTGGCTGGCTCTGCTCCCGATCTTCGTGGTGATCGGCCTGAACTTCCTGATGGCCAAGCAGATTCTGCCGAGCATCGACACCAGCTACCTGGCCAAGCCGGAATTCGGCGGCCTGCAAGATGCCAAATCGCTGATCGGTATCTGGTCGATCATCGTCGCCCTCAGTGCGGCCATCCTGCTGTTGATCGCCATGCACTGGCAGCGCTGGATGGACCTGAAAAAGAGCGTCAACGATGGCGCCTTCGGCTCCATGCTGCCCATCCTCAACACCGCTGCTGAAGTGGGTTACGGCACGGTGATCGCCTCGCTGGCCGGTTTTGTGATCATTCGCGACCTGGTGCTGGGCGTCTCCGATAACCCGCTGATCTCCGAAGCGGTGGCGGTAAACATCCTCGCCGGCATCACCGGTTCGGCGTCTGGCGGTATGTCGATTGCGCTGAAGACCCTCGGCGAGCAGTACCTGACCATGGCCAACGCCGCCGGCATCAGCCCCGAGCTGCTGCACCGCGTCGCGGCGATGGCCTCTGGCTGCATGGACACCCTGCCGCACAACGGCGCGGTGATCTCGCTGCTGGCGATCTGCAAACTCACGCACCGTGAGTCGTACAAATTTATCTTCGTTAACACCGTGGCTTTCCCGATGGTGGCGCTGGTGGTCGTCATCACCCTGGGCACGCTGTTCGGTAGTTTCTGA
- a CDS encoding acyl CoA:acetate/3-ketoacid CoA transferase: protein MSKIMTAAAAVARIPDNANLATGGFVGIGFAEQIAIALEQRFLAEQAPRDLTLVYAAGQGDGKGRGLNHLAHEGLVRRVIGGHWGLVPGLQKLAVDNRIEAYNLPQGVISQLFRDIAAGKPGQLSRVGLGTYVDPRHGGGKLNARTTTELVRLMPIDGEDYLFYPTFPIHVAVVRATSSDADGNLSFEREALTIESLAIAMAARNSGGVVIAQVERIVERGSLNAREVKIPGILVDCVVLAEPVNHQQTFATAYNPAFAGETRVPMDSLKAMPLDVRKLIARRAALELKAGAVVNLGIGMPEGVAGVAAEEGVIERLTLTAEPGVIGGIPASGLDFGAASNHSALLDQPYQFDFYDGGGLDIAFLGLAQADAAGNLNVSKFGSRLAGAGGFINISQNAKQVVFLGTFSAGAQDIGIEDGQLRIIKDGELCKFVAEVEHRTFAGHQAAERGQPVLYVTERCVFRLTLDGLELIEVAPGVDIQRDILDRMDFTPIVRTPQLMDARLFLPPPIGLSEQLNAD from the coding sequence ATGAGCAAGATCATGACTGCCGCCGCCGCTGTGGCGCGCATCCCGGATAACGCCAACCTGGCCACCGGCGGCTTTGTCGGCATCGGTTTCGCCGAGCAGATCGCCATCGCCCTGGAGCAACGCTTTCTTGCTGAACAGGCTCCACGCGACCTGACTCTGGTGTATGCCGCCGGCCAAGGGGATGGCAAGGGCCGCGGCCTTAACCACCTGGCTCATGAAGGCCTGGTGCGGCGGGTAATCGGCGGCCACTGGGGCTTGGTGCCAGGACTGCAGAAGCTCGCGGTGGATAACCGCATCGAAGCCTACAACCTGCCGCAGGGGGTGATCTCCCAGCTGTTTCGCGATATCGCCGCCGGCAAGCCGGGGCAGCTGTCGCGGGTTGGTTTGGGCACCTATGTCGACCCGCGCCACGGCGGCGGCAAGCTCAATGCGCGCACCACCACCGAGCTGGTGCGGCTAATGCCCATCGATGGCGAGGACTACCTGTTCTACCCGACATTCCCCATTCACGTGGCGGTGGTGCGCGCCACCAGCAGCGATGCCGACGGCAACCTGAGCTTCGAGCGCGAGGCGCTGACCATCGAGAGCCTGGCCATCGCCATGGCCGCACGCAACTCGGGCGGGGTGGTGATTGCCCAAGTTGAGCGCATTGTCGAACGCGGCTCGTTGAATGCCCGCGAGGTGAAGATCCCTGGGATTCTGGTGGACTGCGTGGTGCTGGCCGAGCCGGTAAACCACCAGCAAACCTTCGCCACCGCCTACAACCCGGCCTTCGCCGGCGAAACCCGGGTGCCGATGGACAGCCTGAAAGCCATGCCTCTGGATGTGCGCAAACTGATCGCCCGCCGCGCGGCACTGGAGCTGAAAGCCGGTGCGGTGGTCAACCTGGGCATCGGCATGCCGGAAGGTGTGGCCGGGGTTGCGGCCGAAGAAGGCGTGATCGAGCGCCTGACCCTGACCGCCGAACCCGGGGTGATCGGCGGCATCCCCGCCTCGGGGCTGGATTTTGGCGCGGCGAGCAATCACAGCGCGCTGCTCGACCAACCTTATCAGTTCGATTTCTACGACGGTGGCGGCCTGGATATTGCGTTTCTCGGCCTGGCCCAGGCCGATGCGGCGGGCAACCTCAACGTGTCCAAGTTCGGCTCACGCCTGGCCGGAGCGGGCGGTTTTATCAATATCAGCCAGAACGCCAAGCAGGTGGTGTTCCTCGGCACCTTCAGCGCCGGGGCGCAGGATATCGGCATCGAGGACGGCCAGCTGCGCATCATCAAGGATGGCGAGCTGTGCAAGTTCGTCGCCGAAGTCGAGCACCGCACCTTCGCCGGCCACCAAGCCGCCGAACGCGGCCAGCCGGTGCTGTATGTCACCGAACGCTGCGTGTTCCGCCTGACCCTGGACGGTCTGGAGCTGATCGAAGTGGCGCCGGGGGTGGATATCCAGCGCGACATCCTCGACCGCATGGACTTCACCCCCATCGTGCGTACGCCGCAGCTGATGGATGCGCGGCTGTTTCTGCCGCCGCCGATCGGCCTGAGCGAGCAACTGAACGCTGATTAA